A window of Shewanella mesophila contains these coding sequences:
- the rluA gene encoding bifunctional tRNA pseudouridine(32) synthase/23S rRNA pseudouridine(746) synthase RluA, with the protein MTNFVYAPPTSPWLDVVYQDKDIIVINKPSGLLSVPGRDPAYHDSIYSRVLGEHPNAQIVHRLDMSTSGIIVVALRRSAERELKRQFRDRETQKTYYARVAGHLKPQMGTVDLPLICDWPNRPKQKVDHKIGKPSTTHFEVVSKAKRSTLVKLTPITGRSHQLRVHMMALGHPILGDNFYADPLAKSLAPRLLLHAQSLTIKHPYNGELMTFSTEIPFVEVTQQQ; encoded by the coding sequence ATGACAAATTTTGTGTATGCTCCACCCACTTCGCCTTGGCTAGATGTGGTTTATCAAGATAAAGATATTATTGTAATTAATAAGCCATCGGGACTACTTTCTGTCCCTGGGCGCGATCCAGCCTATCACGATAGTATTTACTCGAGAGTACTAGGCGAACATCCCAATGCCCAGATCGTTCACCGTCTCGATATGTCGACCTCGGGTATCATAGTCGTCGCCCTTAGACGCAGCGCAGAGCGGGAGCTCAAGCGTCAATTTAGAGATAGAGAGACTCAAAAAACCTATTACGCCAGAGTCGCGGGACACCTAAAACCACAAATGGGAACCGTTGATCTTCCGCTTATTTGCGATTGGCCTAATCGGCCGAAACAAAAAGTCGACCACAAAATAGGTAAACCTTCTACCACACATTTTGAAGTGGTTAGTAAGGCCAAGCGTTCAACCTTAGTCAAATTGACCCCGATCACAGGTCGTTCTCATCAACTTAGAGTGCATATGATGGCCCTTGGTCATCCAATCCTTGGTGACAACTTTTACGCCGATCCGTTGGCGAAAAGCCTAGCACCAAGGTTACTACTGCACGCACAATCACTCACCATAAAACACCCTTATAACGGTGAGTTAATGACCTTTTCGACAGAGATCCCCTTTGTTGAAGTGACTCAGCAACAGTGA
- a CDS encoding class I SAM-dependent methyltransferase has product MEKKRLKDSASELLTNNLNLLNINSRAQVLDLACGSGRNGLWLAELGAQVTFIDRDLSHLSKLPTNCHSVKFDLETGKKLSLAQQKFDLVIVFNYLHRPLFEPIRQMLKPSGLIVYETFITTQAEYGRPKNPDFLLRENELLDEFSDFATLHYFQGNVGCEDAPCFKAQLIAQKPIN; this is encoded by the coding sequence ATGGAAAAAAAGAGATTAAAGGATAGCGCATCAGAGTTACTGACAAATAACCTTAACTTATTAAACATCAATAGCCGCGCTCAAGTATTAGACTTGGCCTGTGGGAGTGGCCGAAATGGTCTATGGTTAGCAGAGCTGGGCGCACAAGTCACTTTTATTGATAGAGATCTAAGTCACCTCAGCAAACTTCCAACAAACTGTCACTCAGTCAAATTTGATCTAGAAACGGGTAAAAAGCTCTCTCTGGCGCAACAAAAATTTGATCTCGTTATCGTGTTTAATTACTTACACCGACCACTCTTTGAGCCCATTAGGCAGATGCTCAAGCCTAGTGGACTAATAGTATATGAAACCTTTATTACGACTCAGGCAGAGTATGGACGACCAAAAAACCCTGACTTCCTGCTACGCGAAAACGAACTTTTAGATGAGTTCAGTGATTTTGCGACTTTGCACTATTTCCAAGGTAATGTAGGCTGTGAAGATGCCCCTTGCTTTAAAGCCCAATTGATCGCCCAAAAGCCTATCAATTAA
- a CDS encoding S8 family serine peptidase: MKTKIAIAVSTALLSMSSSAASISSIQTPTVAVTKSASVKNHIPQVDSKSYAQEQVVRNRAVFSPEHDLPEGKYRYFVRLTDSPVALYQGGIQGYKATSAEVVKYKNRKLDINSKNVTSYRSLLTSRQDSVLSKARALLGKLDVKQRTTLAYNGMVIEMTQDEAAKLASVAGIAQIQREVLRKPMTDSGPAIIKAPAIWSGDATGVESKGEGMIVGIIDTGVNTDHPSFADVGGDKYDHTNPWGPGVYSGDCAVDYPELCNDKLIGVHSWPAVTDKYLDYDIDVPTNGEDHNGHGSHTASTTAGNVLVGTNVPDVDGGDTGVVFDSMSGVAPHANIVSYQVCLPGEDDDVGFGGCFPSLTVLAVEHAIEHGVDALNYSIGGGSSNPWNDADALAFLSARKAGIHVATSAGNSGPGPETVGSPGDAPWLTTVAAYTHDRDFSEKEISGFSGGDTAAPAALKGKAMTGAYTGSIVYAGDYENPNDPDHDPAQCLEPFPENTFAADTIVVCDRGEIARVDKGRHVKSGGASALVLANVSGGADSVVADAHVLPAIHIDAAQGDVLRAWLASGADHKATISGTEVIHDDKLARIAAGFTSRGPNKSVPDVIAPSIAAPGVSIFAAYANDQSDAFKTSPDPSDYAFLSGTSMASPHIAGALTLLASIHPDWTPAEVQSALMMTANQTTLKDDGTTPSDFFDMGAGYANVEAAAKTGLVMDESYVDYVKADPSLGGQPSQINLATMANAKCVEKCTWTRTVKATKDGAWTASSLGATDGLVLSVMPSTFELKAGETQELTVTADVSAASAGWNFANIKLASDGMPEVKLPVAVKSNGDNLPDSLTITASRSEGSITYSGFTSNELSNITAGAYDKASNLIEPTVLSVPEDGFDYTGVEFSSDLGNVIFSTSSETAPDVDLRILDASFTKIGSSAGPDSDEAVAFTNLPAGVYYIVVDGYKASTPGGSDDVTVKITSVLANDESKSDDVAVVVDEADGKFNLTFNWDTNKNSAGIVVLESGDKSAMVQLPYSVVRTNDVTHMTNLSDAMVAGEASRVSFEVEPNFTDEDREYSFSAQMSAGHKVANISHDGVMEGNTITWTVVQEASSGENLSVGFDLVPTKAGYPYALKLTNERDGDTIEETLKFGVAEVAPVAMASSPATGYEGESITVDGSSSFDGNDDALKYQWVQTGGTPVQIDKSAASFTFKAPEVDSKGMILSFELTVSDSNGNSDVATTHVSIAESVKVDNGGAAGWMTLMLLPFVWMRRKFKA; the protein is encoded by the coding sequence GTGAAAACTAAAATCGCGATTGCAGTCTCTACTGCGTTATTAAGCATGTCTTCGAGTGCTGCTTCAATAAGTTCGATTCAAACCCCCACGGTTGCCGTAACTAAGTCAGCCAGCGTCAAAAACCATATTCCTCAGGTGGATTCGAAGTCCTATGCTCAGGAGCAGGTTGTACGTAATCGAGCTGTTTTTTCACCTGAACATGATCTACCAGAAGGAAAATATAGATATTTTGTTCGCCTTACTGACAGCCCTGTAGCACTCTATCAAGGAGGGATTCAAGGGTATAAGGCTACTTCCGCTGAAGTGGTTAAGTATAAGAATCGTAAGCTTGATATTAATAGTAAGAATGTAACATCTTACCGCTCCCTGCTTACTTCTCGTCAAGATTCAGTTTTATCTAAAGCGCGCGCTTTATTAGGTAAGTTGGACGTTAAGCAGAGAACGACTCTGGCCTATAACGGCATGGTCATTGAGATGACTCAGGATGAAGCGGCTAAGCTTGCTAGCGTTGCAGGAATCGCCCAGATTCAACGAGAAGTGTTACGTAAGCCAATGACTGACTCTGGTCCTGCAATAATTAAAGCGCCAGCAATTTGGAGTGGTGATGCTACTGGTGTAGAAAGTAAAGGTGAAGGAATGATCGTTGGTATTATCGATACCGGTGTTAATACCGATCACCCATCATTTGCTGATGTTGGCGGCGATAAGTATGACCATACCAACCCTTGGGGACCTGGTGTTTATTCAGGTGATTGTGCAGTTGATTATCCAGAGCTTTGTAACGATAAGTTGATTGGTGTCCATAGTTGGCCTGCTGTAACGGATAAATATCTCGATTATGATATTGATGTGCCAACAAATGGTGAAGATCATAATGGGCATGGTTCTCATACGGCTAGTACGACAGCGGGTAACGTACTAGTGGGTACCAACGTCCCAGATGTTGACGGTGGGGACACTGGTGTGGTTTTTGATTCAATGTCTGGGGTTGCTCCTCACGCTAACATTGTTTCATATCAGGTTTGTCTTCCCGGTGAAGATGATGATGTTGGATTTGGTGGTTGTTTCCCATCTTTAACTGTTTTAGCTGTTGAACATGCTATTGAACACGGTGTTGATGCTCTTAACTATTCTATTGGTGGTGGTTCGAGTAATCCTTGGAACGACGCCGATGCTCTTGCATTCCTCTCTGCACGTAAAGCGGGTATACATGTCGCGACATCTGCGGGGAACTCTGGTCCAGGACCTGAAACAGTTGGTTCGCCAGGTGACGCGCCGTGGTTAACAACTGTTGCTGCATATACACATGATCGTGATTTTTCGGAAAAGGAAATTAGTGGATTTAGCGGTGGTGATACCGCAGCTCCTGCAGCGCTAAAAGGTAAAGCGATGACTGGAGCTTATACAGGGTCTATCGTGTATGCTGGTGACTATGAAAATCCTAATGATCCTGATCATGATCCAGCACAGTGTCTTGAGCCTTTCCCTGAGAACACATTTGCCGCAGATACCATCGTAGTTTGTGATCGTGGTGAAATTGCACGAGTTGATAAAGGTCGTCATGTTAAATCTGGTGGTGCCTCAGCTTTAGTTTTGGCTAATGTTAGTGGTGGCGCTGATTCTGTTGTTGCAGATGCTCACGTATTACCTGCTATTCATATCGATGCTGCTCAAGGTGATGTGCTTCGAGCGTGGTTAGCGAGCGGTGCAGATCACAAAGCGACCATAAGCGGCACAGAGGTTATCCATGATGACAAACTAGCACGTATTGCTGCTGGTTTTACATCTCGTGGGCCTAACAAGTCAGTACCAGATGTTATTGCTCCTTCAATTGCCGCACCAGGTGTCAGTATTTTTGCTGCTTACGCTAATGACCAGTCTGATGCATTTAAAACTTCTCCAGATCCAAGTGACTACGCATTCCTAAGTGGTACATCAATGGCGAGCCCACATATCGCCGGAGCTTTAACACTCTTGGCAAGCATCCATCCTGATTGGACGCCAGCTGAAGTTCAGTCTGCATTGATGATGACCGCTAATCAAACGACCCTTAAAGATGATGGCACAACACCATCAGATTTCTTTGACATGGGTGCTGGCTATGCAAATGTCGAGGCCGCTGCTAAAACTGGTTTAGTGATGGATGAGAGCTATGTTGACTATGTTAAAGCCGATCCTAGTTTAGGTGGACAACCTTCTCAAATTAACTTAGCAACAATGGCGAACGCTAAGTGCGTAGAGAAATGTACTTGGACAAGAACGGTTAAGGCGACTAAAGATGGTGCGTGGACTGCTAGTAGCTTAGGTGCTACCGACGGGTTAGTTCTTAGCGTAATGCCTAGTACTTTTGAGTTGAAGGCGGGTGAAACGCAAGAGCTTACAGTTACAGCTGATGTTTCTGCTGCAAGCGCAGGTTGGAATTTTGCCAATATCAAGCTCGCTTCTGACGGTATGCCAGAGGTTAAGCTTCCTGTTGCGGTGAAGTCTAACGGTGATAACTTACCAGATAGCTTAACTATTACTGCTTCACGCTCAGAAGGTAGTATTACCTATAGTGGTTTTACTTCTAATGAACTAAGTAATATCACTGCTGGAGCCTATGATAAAGCGTCGAATCTAATCGAACCAACGGTATTGAGTGTACCCGAAGATGGTTTCGATTATACCGGCGTTGAGTTTTCTAGTGACTTAGGCAATGTCATCTTTTCTACTTCTTCTGAAACAGCACCAGATGTAGATCTTCGAATTTTGGATGCGAGCTTTACTAAGATTGGAAGCAGTGCTGGCCCTGATTCTGACGAAGCGGTAGCATTTACTAACTTACCTGCTGGTGTTTATTACATCGTTGTTGACGGCTATAAAGCGTCGACCCCAGGTGGAAGTGATGATGTTACTGTGAAAATTACTTCAGTATTGGCTAATGATGAGTCCAAAAGTGATGATGTTGCGGTAGTCGTTGATGAAGCCGATGGTAAGTTTAACCTGACATTTAATTGGGATACCAATAAAAACTCTGCTGGTATCGTTGTTCTTGAGTCGGGTGATAAGTCGGCTATGGTTCAATTGCCTTACAGCGTTGTTCGTACAAACGATGTCACACATATGACAAATCTCTCTGATGCGATGGTCGCAGGTGAGGCAAGTCGTGTTAGCTTTGAAGTCGAGCCTAACTTTACTGATGAAGACAGAGAATATAGTTTTAGTGCCCAGATGTCTGCTGGTCATAAGGTCGCTAATATTTCTCATGACGGTGTGATGGAAGGTAATACTATTACTTGGACTGTTGTTCAAGAGGCCTCTTCTGGTGAAAACTTGTCAGTAGGGTTTGATCTGGTTCCAACTAAAGCAGGTTATCCTTATGCGCTTAAGCTTACCAATGAGCGTGATGGTGACACTATAGAAGAGACTTTAAAGTTTGGTGTCGCTGAAGTTGCGCCAGTTGCGATGGCTAGCTCTCCGGCTACAGGATATGAGGGTGAAAGTATTACAGTTGATGGCTCTTCATCGTTTGATGGCAACGATGATGCATTAAAGTATCAGTGGGTACAAACAGGAGGCACACCTGTTCAAATTGATAAGTCTGCTGCATCGTTTACATTCAAGGCTCCTGAAGTTGACAGCAAAGGAATGATATTATCTTTTGAGTTAACAGTGTCTGATAGTAATGGTAACTCCGATGTCGCTACGACTCATGTTTCAATTGCTGAATCTGTTAAAGTAGATAATGGTGGTGCGGCTGGATGGATGACTTTGATGTTATTGCCATTTGTATGGATGCGTCGCAAATTTAAAGCTTAG
- a CDS encoding magnesium transporter CorA family protein: MITTLLYHPKDDTLVKGDDSAIATWQQSEDSIIWLNIEGELTASLQQQLQQTFGLHPLALQDASRDRHPPKIEGFNDHTFIILRGLSADSESIDCDNILLALFISERFIITRHLERSLSIERTITALESGSLSLSAGTGAIALKISRFVIKRYHKILFDLEVRLEELESVMLTTADDKVLAEVVLYKTDLTRLRRNFHYHVELFNTLRDEQFAPFDASLAHEINDVCEHQHRAASLADLFYQVSSDLIDGYISISAHRLNNIMKVLTIITAIFVPLTFIAGIYGMNFEYIPELKHHNGYFIVWGVMLTITAVLIWLFRKRKWI, from the coding sequence ATGATAACGACCTTACTTTACCATCCCAAAGACGACACTTTAGTCAAGGGAGATGATTCGGCTATCGCGACCTGGCAACAGAGCGAGGACAGCATTATATGGCTTAATATCGAAGGGGAATTAACCGCATCGCTGCAACAACAATTACAACAGACCTTTGGCTTACACCCATTGGCGCTTCAAGATGCCTCTCGCGACAGGCATCCCCCAAAAATTGAAGGCTTCAATGATCACACCTTTATCATCCTAAGAGGATTATCTGCTGACTCAGAATCGATAGACTGCGATAACATCCTACTGGCACTGTTTATCAGCGAACGTTTCATTATTACCCGTCATTTAGAGCGTTCGTTAAGCATTGAACGCACCATAACAGCTCTCGAATCGGGTTCACTCTCATTAAGCGCTGGCACGGGTGCAATAGCACTAAAAATAAGCCGCTTTGTGATTAAGCGCTATCATAAAATCTTGTTTGATCTTGAAGTCCGCCTAGAGGAACTTGAATCGGTAATGCTCACCACTGCCGATGATAAAGTACTCGCCGAAGTAGTACTTTATAAAACGGATCTCACACGGTTAAGACGTAATTTTCACTATCACGTGGAATTATTTAATACCTTACGCGATGAACAATTTGCACCATTCGACGCTAGCTTAGCCCATGAAATTAACGATGTATGTGAACATCAACATCGTGCCGCCAGTCTCGCGGATCTCTTCTATCAGGTCTCTAGCGATCTTATCGATGGTTATATCTCGATTAGCGCTCATAGGCTAAACAATATTATGAAGGTACTCACCATTATCACAGCTATCTTTGTCCCATTAACCTTTATCGCAGGTATTTATGGGATGAATTTTGAGTACATTCCCGAGCTAAAACATCACAATGGGTATTTCATCGTCTGGGGAGTCATGTTGACCATCACTGCGGTATTGATCTGGCTATTTAGAAAGAGAAAGTGGATTTAA
- the asnC gene encoding transcriptional regulator AsnC, translating to MDNSFQRDQLDNQILSALMEEARTPFAELAKRFGVSAGTIHVRVEKMKQAGIITGAQITVNPKALGYDVCCFIGINLKSAGDYPAAIAKLNALEEVTEAYYTTGNYSIFVKVMCQSIDGLQHVLINRIQSIDEIQSTETLISLQNPIVRAVKP from the coding sequence ATGGATAACTCATTTCAACGAGATCAGCTCGACAATCAAATTCTTTCAGCTCTTATGGAAGAAGCTAGAACCCCATTTGCCGAGTTAGCCAAACGATTTGGTGTCAGCGCAGGAACAATCCATGTGCGTGTAGAGAAGATGAAACAAGCAGGAATTATCACTGGCGCGCAAATCACTGTAAACCCAAAAGCATTAGGCTATGACGTTTGCTGTTTTATTGGTATTAATCTCAAGAGTGCTGGCGACTACCCAGCCGCTATCGCTAAATTAAACGCGCTTGAAGAGGTCACCGAAGCTTACTACACCACTGGCAACTACAGTATTTTTGTCAAAGTTATGTGCCAATCAATTGATGGCTTACAACACGTCTTAATCAACAGAATTCAATCTATCGACGAAATTCAATCCACCGAGACACTCATTAGTTTACAAAACCCCATTGTTAGAGCAGTAAAGCCTTAA
- a CDS encoding dienelactone hydrolase family protein yields the protein MMVKQDVQDIDTPTGTMRCYLYRPDAEGQFSTIIFYSEIFQQTAPIARAAAMLAGHGFVVLVPEVFHELNPIGTVLAYDDAGKDKGNEDKFTKGLEHHDSDTQALVAFAQSQPFCTSLVGAMGVCIGGHLAYRAALNSDVVGAFCLYPTDIHSNTLPCNNGNDSLSRTADIQGELVLVFGKQDPHVSGEGRKLIYDRLTETGRTFSWHEVNAQHAFMRDEGDRYDPALALQIYQQAVAFFHRVLR from the coding sequence ATGATGGTTAAACAGGATGTGCAGGATATAGATACCCCTACCGGGACAATGAGATGTTATCTCTATCGTCCTGATGCCGAAGGGCAGTTTTCTACTATCATTTTCTATTCTGAAATATTTCAGCAGACCGCACCTATTGCAAGAGCGGCAGCGATGCTAGCAGGGCATGGTTTTGTCGTCCTAGTGCCTGAAGTGTTCCATGAACTCAATCCTATCGGAACCGTTCTCGCCTATGATGATGCGGGTAAAGATAAAGGCAATGAGGATAAGTTTACTAAAGGGTTAGAGCACCACGATAGCGACACTCAAGCCTTGGTCGCATTTGCCCAAAGCCAACCATTTTGCACCAGTCTAGTTGGCGCGATGGGCGTGTGTATCGGTGGCCATTTAGCCTATCGAGCTGCGCTAAACAGTGATGTCGTTGGTGCATTTTGTCTTTATCCCACAGATATTCATTCAAATACGCTACCTTGCAATAACGGTAATGACTCTTTGAGTCGAACCGCCGATATTCAGGGGGAGTTAGTATTGGTGTTCGGCAAGCAAGATCCTCATGTATCTGGAGAGGGGCGTAAGCTTATTTATGACAGGCTAACAGAGACAGGACGAACATTTAGTTGGCATGAGGTTAATGCGCAACATGCGTTTATGCGTGACGAAGGAGACAGGTACGATCCAGCGTTGGCGTTACAGATCTATCAGCAAGCGGTGGCCTTTTTCCATCGAGTCCTGCGTTAG
- a CDS encoding succinylglutamate desuccinylase/aspartoacylase family protein, whose amino-acid sequence MKPTRTTLKIGELATGQDLELPIFQFKPDSISGPSVYIQANVHGAEVQGNAVIYQLMRLLENSELLGRITLVPLANPLGINQKSGEFTLGRFDPITGVNWNREYFDHKVDVAAWYVKHSHLADGELIQAYRAMLLEQCQMRLTNEWGVTTGHQQAVMLQQMGHQADIVLDLHTGPKSCKHLYCPEYDAQAAALFSIPYTLLIPNEFGGAMDESIFCPWWQLSEHLKAQGREFAVPVSAFTLELGSQERIDLEDALVDAQGIMAYLSHRGVIGERVAPAKMQRFGCYLKDYKKYHAPIGGMVEYLAQVGQPLEVGQPLANILRLDLYGSDQVLSSLAVTLDCVPILHFASASVYQGTELYKVMTNVFEF is encoded by the coding sequence ATGAAACCGACTCGAACCACGCTTAAGATTGGCGAATTGGCGACAGGGCAAGATTTAGAACTGCCTATTTTTCAGTTTAAGCCTGATTCGATATCGGGACCTAGCGTCTATATTCAAGCCAATGTGCATGGTGCAGAAGTGCAGGGTAACGCGGTTATCTATCAGCTTATGCGCTTGCTCGAAAATAGTGAGCTGCTGGGCCGTATAACCTTAGTGCCTTTGGCTAACCCCTTAGGTATTAATCAAAAAAGCGGTGAGTTTACCCTTGGTCGTTTTGATCCGATCACTGGGGTAAACTGGAATCGTGAATATTTTGACCATAAAGTCGATGTCGCTGCTTGGTACGTCAAGCACAGTCATTTAGCGGATGGTGAGTTGATTCAAGCTTACCGAGCCATGTTGCTCGAGCAGTGTCAGATGCGTCTTACGAATGAGTGGGGCGTGACAACTGGGCATCAACAAGCGGTGATGCTGCAGCAGATGGGGCACCAAGCGGATATCGTACTCGATCTCCATACGGGGCCAAAATCCTGTAAGCATCTTTATTGTCCTGAGTATGATGCTCAGGCTGCGGCCTTGTTTTCAATTCCCTATACCTTGTTGATCCCCAATGAGTTTGGTGGTGCAATGGATGAGTCGATATTTTGTCCTTGGTGGCAACTTAGCGAACATCTTAAAGCGCAAGGGAGAGAATTTGCCGTGCCAGTCTCTGCATTTACCTTGGAACTCGGTTCACAGGAACGTATCGATTTAGAAGATGCTTTGGTCGATGCCCAGGGCATTATGGCATACTTGAGCCATCGTGGCGTTATAGGTGAGCGTGTTGCACCCGCTAAGATGCAAAGGTTTGGCTGTTACTTAAAGGACTATAAAAAATACCATGCTCCCATTGGTGGTATGGTTGAGTACTTGGCTCAAGTTGGTCAACCTTTAGAGGTGGGTCAACCATTAGCGAATATTTTGCGTTTAGATCTTTACGGCTCAGACCAAGTGCTCAGCTCCTTAGCGGTGACCTTAGATTGTGTTCCTATTTTGCATTTTGCGTCAGCATCTGTTTATCAAGGGACCGAGTTGTATAAAGTGATGACGAATGTTTTTGAGTTTTAA
- a CDS encoding mechanosensitive ion channel family protein — MTQSLLIISLYIVLFVFGQRLLNNWVNKLAQLKQVTHTRAKLVTQYISYLFFSVMACLMIVSLGIEYQQVSLFISSVFAVLGVALVAQWSILSNITAGILIFFVFPYRIGDKIKIIDKDEDVSGVIAEISLFHVLIEREDNIVITYPNNLMLQKGVLKLSNKAPKAIAIDEHKDHTQQQSD, encoded by the coding sequence CAGTCTTTATATTGTACTTTTTGTTTTCGGCCAACGTCTACTCAACAATTGGGTTAACAAACTGGCACAGTTAAAACAGGTCACCCACACCCGCGCTAAGTTGGTTACTCAATACATAAGCTATCTGTTTTTCAGCGTTATGGCTTGCCTAATGATAGTGTCTCTGGGGATTGAATATCAGCAGGTTTCCCTGTTTATCTCCTCTGTTTTTGCTGTATTAGGCGTCGCATTGGTCGCACAGTGGTCGATACTCAGTAATATCACCGCAGGTATACTGATCTTTTTCGTATTTCCGTACCGTATTGGCGACAAGATCAAAATCATAGATAAAGATGAAGATGTGAGTGGCGTTATTGCCGAAATCAGCCTATTTCACGTACTGATAGAACGAGAAGACAATATAGTCATTACCTACCCTAACAATTTGATGTTACAAAAAGGGGTACTAAAGTTATCCAACAAAGCCCCGAAGGCTATCGCTATCGATGAACACAAAGATCATACCCAGCAGCAAAGCGATTAA
- a CDS encoding 2-hydroxyacid dehydrogenase: MKIGFFSAKYYDMEHFNRTNSAFGAHIEYFDSRLCMKTVKLALGYEVICAFVNDSLCEEVLVELVKNGTKIIAMRCAGFNNVDLVAAKRLGLKVVNVPAYSPESVAEHTIALMLTLNRKVHKAYQRTRDANFSLEGLVGFNMYGRTVGVIGTGKIGVATIKILLGFGCKVLAYDPYPNPAVLDLGVEYCTLDELYPQCDIISLHCPLTEDNHHLLNQESFAKMKPKVMVINTSRGGLLNAIDAMEALKVGQIGSLGLDVYENEKELFFEDKSNEIIQDDVFRRLSACHNVIFTGHQAFLTEEALGAIAHTSLTNIKQLLNGEVCPNQLY; this comes from the coding sequence ATGAAAATAGGTTTTTTTAGTGCTAAGTACTATGACATGGAACATTTCAATCGCACTAATAGTGCCTTTGGTGCTCACATTGAATATTTTGACTCTCGTCTATGTATGAAAACGGTAAAGTTGGCGCTGGGTTATGAAGTCATTTGTGCCTTTGTAAATGACTCTCTGTGTGAGGAGGTGCTAGTCGAATTAGTTAAAAATGGCACCAAGATCATCGCAATGCGTTGTGCAGGTTTTAATAATGTCGATCTCGTCGCGGCAAAACGCTTAGGTTTGAAAGTGGTCAATGTACCTGCTTATTCTCCAGAATCGGTTGCCGAACATACCATAGCCTTGATGTTGACCCTTAATCGTAAGGTACATAAGGCGTATCAGCGCACTCGTGACGCGAACTTTTCTCTTGAGGGTTTGGTTGGTTTTAATATGTATGGCCGCACTGTTGGTGTGATTGGGACGGGCAAGATTGGCGTTGCCACCATAAAAATCTTGCTTGGCTTTGGCTGTAAAGTGCTCGCATATGATCCCTACCCAAATCCAGCCGTGCTCGATTTAGGCGTCGAATATTGCACCTTAGATGAACTGTATCCGCAATGTGACATCATTAGTTTGCATTGCCCGTTGACCGAAGATAATCATCACCTACTGAATCAAGAGAGCTTTGCTAAGATGAAGCCCAAAGTGATGGTTATTAATACCAGTCGTGGTGGATTACTTAACGCAATCGATGCCATGGAGGCCTTGAAAGTGGGTCAAATTGGTTCATTGGGCTTAGATGTGTACGAAAATGAGAAAGAGTTATTTTTTGAAGATAAGTCAAATGAGATCATTCAAGATGATGTATTTAGACGTTTATCGGCTTGTCATAATGTTATCTTTACTGGCCACCAAGCGTTCCTGACGGAGGAAGCATTAGGTGCTATTGCGCATACTAGTTTGACTAATATCAAACAGTTACTGAATGGCGAAGTGTGTCCAAATCAGCTCTATTAA